The following coding sequences lie in one Stigmatopora nigra isolate UIUO_SnigA chromosome 4, RoL_Snig_1.1, whole genome shotgun sequence genomic window:
- the LOC144196011 gene encoding eukaryotic translation initiation factor 4E-binding protein 2-like — MSTDCQTSNATTIPSNCRRVDIHDAEHMPQDYSTTPGGTLFSTTPGGTRIIYDRKFLLGRRSSPLAKTPPRGLPDIPGVTSPPSAGTNNKASDGEMLNSSGVSPSNTTGDDAQFEMDI, encoded by the exons ATGTCCACCGACTGCCAGACGAGCAATGCGACGACGATCCCGTCAAACTGCAGGAGGGTCGACATCCACGATGCCGAGCACATGCCCCAAGATTATTCCACCACTCCTGGGGGCACTCTTTTCAGCACCACCCCCGGTG GGACCAGGATCATCTATGATCGAAAGTTCTTACTGGGGCGTCGCAGTTCTCCTCTGGCCAAAACCCCCCCGCGTGGTCTTCCAGACATTCCTGGTGTGACGAGCCCTCCCTCTGCAGGAACCAACAACAAGGCCAGTGATGGAGAAATGCTGAACAGCAGCGGCGTGTCACCTAGCAACACCACAG gTGATGATGCACAGTTTGAAATGGATATCTGA
- the LOC144195979 gene encoding ankyrin-1-like isoform X13, translated as MWALVTELLFSFVLLAFLVISCQNVLNIASGSVRSLLTSIHNRLDRELGEGEGVADEEENVTTRVVRRRVILKGDEAEDLPGEQVSEEQFTDEHGNIVTKKIVRKVVRRGKGEDGVQDVSGDGSLQDANELEVDAEQFMSYAILGRESSKPDTVDTVKKGAQIVKCASLRRVKQ; from the exons ATGTGGGCCCTGGTGACCGAACTCCTCTTCAGCTTTGTGCTGCTGGCCTTCCTGGTCATTAGTTGTCAGAACGTGCTGAACATAGCCAGCGGCTCGGTGCGCTCGCTTCTCACCTCCATACACAATCGGCTCGACCGCGAGCTCGGCGAGGGGGAGGGCGTAGCCGACGAGGAGGAGAATGTCACCACAAGGGTGGTCCGCAGGAGGGTCATCCTCAAG GGTGATGAGGCTGAAGATCTTCCCGGGGAACAGGTCAGCGAGGAGCAGTTTACGGACGAGCATGGAAACATCGTCACTAAAAAG ATCGTGCGAAAGGTCGTGCGCCGAGGAAAGGGCGAAGACGGCGTTCAGGACGTGAGCGGAGACGGATCCCTGCAGGACGCCAACGAGCTGGAGGTGGACGCCGAGCAGTTCATGAGCTACGCCATCCTGGGCCGGGAAAGCAGCAAG CCCGATACTGTGGATACTGTGAAGAAAGGTGCTCAAATAGTGAAATGTGCCAGCCTGCGACGAGTTAAGCAGTGA